Genomic DNA from Filimonas effusa:
AACAGTGCGAAACGCCGGCCCAACCCCCATGATCCGAAAATTTATAAGGCGCAAGTAGCATAGGACCGGCATCTGCCTGGTTGTCAACATTCACCCCATTCCAGTCAAGGAAAGGCCCATCAGGCTTGTCGGAACGAAACACTCTTACATTGTACTTGGTCGATAACCAGTCGTACGCTACAAACAGGTAATACTTTTTGGTAGCAGGATTGTAAATGATCTCCGGGCCTTCAAGATTTCCATTATAAACACCATTAGTCCGCCCTCTGCGCACCACGCGTTTACCCTTATCGCCGGTTGTGGCGGCAAGCCCCGTTGAAGGGTTCAGCTTCAGCTCAAACAACCCATCCCAGGCCGATCCATATACCATCCAGTGCTCCCCTTCAGGAGTAACCACCACAGTAGGATCTATCGCATTGGTGCCAGGATACCCATCTGTAGAAGTAACGGCAAGCCCCTTTTCGGTCCATGGTCCTTCAGGCGAGGTAGCCGTAGCCATCCCAATCGCACTTACCCTGAATGCATTTGATGCCAGCGAATAGTACAGGCGAAATTCATTTCCAACTTTCATAATATAGGGTGCCCATAAACCATTATTGGGCACCCCTCCGTTGGCGGTAATGAACTGCGATCCCATCGCGGGCAGCCCCTTGAATACCCAGCCTACGAATTGCCAGTCTACCAGATCTTTCGATTTACGTACCTGTATACCTGCAGGCGGCGTAGCCCCAAAAGCTACATCGGTGCTATAAGCATAATACCACTCCCCGTCTTTTATGATCGACGGATCATGCACATTATAAGGCCCCCATTGATGACTTAGTTCAAGCAACGCCACCCCCTCGTAGGTATCATTGATATTGTTGATATTGAAAGGTATAGTAACTACCGGCGGGTCCTGCATATCAAGGTCGTCAAATGCATTTTTACGGCAACCCGCCAGCGCCAGCACTGCACCGGCTATAAAGCAATATTTCTTTATTACAGTAATCATAGTTGGTTTTTATCAAAAGCAAAAACAACAGCAGTAATCATATTACTCCATACTATTAGTTCGCCGGATTAGGAGACAGATTAGGATTTGTATCAAGCTCGCCCTGCGGAATAGGCAGGTATTCCTTACCCGCCTTCCAGGTATTGAAATCATTATCATGTGTCTTCAGCTCAGCCAGTTTACCAGCATCATACAGCCATCCCCAGCGGATGATGTCATTGATCCGAATCGACTCTATCGCAAACTCCAATGCTCTTTCATGCGCCAGCTGATCACGCATCTGCACCTGTGTCATACCAGGCCTTACAGTAGCGAGGTCAGGAAGTTTCGCCCTCGTGCGCACCCGCTGAATGAAAGGATAAGCCTCGGCGGTACGGTTCAGCTCATTCAACGCTTCTGCATGCATTAACAATACATCCGCAAAACGTAATACACGGTAGTTGATCCCTGAATTTTCCTGGTCGTCATTGCCAGGCCAGTTTAAACCATCATGGGTGTACTTACGCGGATAGATCGCTGTTTGCGCATGTGGCCATGCCCTGCCGTATACCTGCGTGGAATTATCATCAGGCTCGTAAGAAGCAATGGTAGCAAGCAAACGGGGGTCCGACTTCCCGTCTGTTGTTTTTTCTTTTTTATACTCATTATAGATCCAGCGGCTGGGCAGGAAATCGGAATAACCATACCCATCCATCGCATAGGTACGCCCCGTAGAACTTACCTGTTTCCAGTTGGCATTAGGTTCTCCGCCATAGTTCATCACAGTACCTCCTACCTGGTCCGGTTGCCCAAACTGTACTTCAAATAAAGACTCCGCATTGTTCTCATTTATTTCTTTGAAATTATCCCTGTAATCGGCCATCAGCGAATAAGTACCATAATCACCATTGATGATCTTCTGAAACTCGTTGGCGGCCTCCTGCCAGTTTTTCCTGTACAGGTAAGCCTTGCCCAGCATACCGGCGGCGGCGCCCCTGGTAGCACGGCCTGTTTGCCCGGCATCGGGACCGCTCAGGCCGGCATAGGTAACCGGCAACATCTCTTTGGCCGCAGCAAAATCGTCCGTGATCTGTTTCCATAACACATCCTCTTTTGCAGTAGCAGGATAGAATTCAGTTGAAGAAGCCGGCGGCGCGGTAATAACAGGCACGATCTTATACATACAGGCCAGGTTGAAATAAGCCAGCCCTCTCAGAAAATGCGCCTGCCCCAGCAGCCTGGTCTTAAGCGCCTCATCCATCGTGATCTTGGGAACATTCTCCAGCACCTGGTTC
This window encodes:
- a CDS encoding arabinan endo-1,5-alpha-L-arabinosidase; this translates as MITVIKKYCFIAGAVLALAGCRKNAFDDLDMQDPPVVTIPFNINNINDTYEGVALLELSHQWGPYNVHDPSIIKDGEWYYAYSTDVAFGATPPAGIQVRKSKDLVDWQFVGWVFKGLPAMGSQFITANGGVPNNGLWAPYIMKVGNEFRLYYSLASNAFRVSAIGMATATSPEGPWTEKGLAVTSTDGYPGTNAIDPTVVVTPEGEHWMVYGSAWDGLFELKLNPSTGLAATTGDKGKRVVRRGRTNGVYNGNLEGPEIIYNPATKKYYLFVAYDWLSTKYNVRVFRSDKPDGPFLDWNGVNVDNQADAGPMLLAPYKFSDHGGWAGVSHCSVFSDGSGNFFMAHQGRPAVNRAFMVMHVRKMFWTTDGWPLVSPERYANVPDNAVTAAEIAGDYDQVVLGYTVVPGYELEQQDPQYSVAFGTTLNADGKINGAANNTWSYNAPWLELRWNGGQFIDKLHVSRERDWESKKASTIVLSGFNGGGTVIWAKKK
- a CDS encoding RagB/SusD family nutrient uptake outer membrane protein yields the protein MKKFLYYIPLALMAGSCNKQLDLVNPNVPTITVYWRDAADAMAGTTAIYNSLIQDGTYMRMYPALNDGRGDDFYGDSPWGDLVQVGSFVIPTTSGPIAWVWGAHYQLVWRSNQVLENVPKITMDEALKTRLLGQAHFLRGLAYFNLACMYKIVPVITAPPASSTEFYPATAKEDVLWKQITDDFAAAKEMLPVTYAGLSGPDAGQTGRATRGAAAGMLGKAYLYRKNWQEAANEFQKIINGDYGTYSLMADYRDNFKEINENNAESLFEVQFGQPDQVGGTVMNYGGEPNANWKQVSSTGRTYAMDGYGYSDFLPSRWIYNEYKKEKTTDGKSDPRLLATIASYEPDDNSTQVYGRAWPHAQTAIYPRKYTHDGLNWPGNDDQENSGINYRVLRFADVLLMHAEALNELNRTAEAYPFIQRVRTRAKLPDLATVRPGMTQVQMRDQLAHERALEFAIESIRINDIIRWGWLYDAGKLAELKTHDNDFNTWKAGKEYLPIPQGELDTNPNLSPNPAN